The proteins below come from a single Stomoxys calcitrans chromosome 1, idStoCalc2.1, whole genome shotgun sequence genomic window:
- the LOC106095851 gene encoding angiopoietin-related protein 7 isoform X2 → MVLVVKFKNLFEMIFIILLMSVTQCHMQEAAHPTLAPATSSPSQTNWQQRAPTRNNVQRWRANQSSAPVAASSPHCDYKELLTNLHDRVSLMVSVDEDLRKRLENIENKVVQFESSNLARMDSLALAQMDFGKHMDLMEHIQRLTRHGVDELLVRTNILRKTRQTDFTPQPQQQRSEPAPTISESQKLDALATLLTSTRVAINALQSQLQTNVTKLMQQTSNLQRRFNNLWRRQQNQGGFVSAPNFYATANTPQQLTTSCAQGIASTNGILKLQLTPTSDPFYVACEDQLAGGGWTLILNRFNGDINFQRGWMEYKHGFGNLAGEFFIGLDKLYALTASAVHELLITLEDFENRRKYARYNLFAIGNEQESYELKLLGTYEGDAGDSFSYHAGSKFSTFDNDNDGCVDCNCAQSHKGAWWYNWCDQSNLMGPYYEKDYDKIEQYRGIYWQDWLGPNYSLKAVKMMIRPLNVDSDRR, encoded by the exons ATGGTGTTGGTCGTTAAATTCAAAAACCTCTTCGAGATGATTTTTATAATTCTGTTGATGAGTGTAACCCAGTGCCACATGCAAGAAGCAGCACATCCAACTTTAGCACCGGCTACTTCATCACCCTCTCAGACAAATTGGCAGCAGCGAGCTCCAACACGCAACAATGTTCAACGTTGGAGAGCG AATCAATCATCAGCCCCTGTTGCAGCTTCTTCGCCTCATTGTGATTATAAGGAGCTTTTGACTAATTTACATGATCGCGTCAGCCTTATGGTGTCTGTGGATGAGGATCTGCGCAAGCGCTtggaaaacattgaaaataa GGTTGTGCAGTTCGAATCAAGCAACTTGGCACGAATGGACTCATTGGCCTTGGCTCAGATGGACTTTGGCAAACACATGGATCTCATGGAACACATACAGCGGCTCACCCGCCATGGCGTCGATGAACTCTTAG TTCGGACAAATATTTTAAGGAAAACACGCCAAACCGACTTCACGCCGCAGCCACAACAACAGCGCTCAGAGCCAGCACCAACAATTTCAGAATCGCAGAAATTGGATGCCTTGGCCACACTGCTGACATCCACCAGAGTGGCCATAAATGCTTTGCAATCCCAACTGCAGACGAATGTCACCAAATTGATGCAGCAAACCAG TAATCTGCAGAGGCGCTTCAACAATTTGTGGAGAAGACAACAGAATCAAGGTGGCTTTGTGAGTGCACCCAACTTCTATGCCACTGCCAATACTCCACAGCAGCTGACAACTAGCTGTGCTCAGGGCATTGCATCAACCAACGGGATATTGAAACTTCAGTTGACGCCCACCTCCGATCCTTTCTACGTCGCTTGTGAAGATCAATTGGCCGGTGGTGGCTGGACTCTTATTTTGAATCGCTTCAATGGCGACATCAACTTTCAACGTGGTTGGATGGAATACAAGCATGGCTTTGGCAATTTGGCTGGCGAGTTCTTTATTGGCCTGGATAAGTTGTATGCCTTGACAGCGTCTGCTGTTCACGAATTGCTGATCACCTTGGAGGATTTCGAAAACCGGCGAAAATATGCTCGCTACAATCTCTTTGCCATTGGCAATGAACAGGAATCGTATGAATTGAAGCTGCTGGGAACTTATGAAGGAGATGCGGGAGATTCCTTCTCTTACCATGCCGGCAGCAAATTCTCCACATTTGACAATGACAATGACGGATGTGTGGACTGCAATTGTGCCCAATCCCATAAAGGAGCCTGGTGGTACAACTGGTGCGATCAATC CAATTTGATGGGACCCTATTACGAGAAAGACTAtgacaaaatcgaacaataccGTGGAATTTACTGGCAAGACTGGCTGGGACCCAACTACTCCTTGAAGGCTGTCAAAATGATGATCCGTCCTTTGAATGTGGATTCGGATCGACGCTAA
- the LOC106095851 gene encoding angiopoietin-related protein 7 isoform X1 — protein MVLVVKFKNLFEMIFIILLMSVTQCHMQEAAHPTLAPATSSPSQTNWQQRAPTRNNVQRWRANQSSAPVAASSPHCDYKELLTNLHDRVSLMVSVDEDLRKRLENIENKVVQFESSNLARMDSLALAQMDFGKHMDLMEHIQRLTRHGVDELLGEFGEYMRIQNDTYITDNRNHSTDANDVRTNILRKTRQTDFTPQPQQQRSEPAPTISESQKLDALATLLTSTRVAINALQSQLQTNVTKLMQQTSNLQRRFNNLWRRQQNQGGFVSAPNFYATANTPQQLTTSCAQGIASTNGILKLQLTPTSDPFYVACEDQLAGGGWTLILNRFNGDINFQRGWMEYKHGFGNLAGEFFIGLDKLYALTASAVHELLITLEDFENRRKYARYNLFAIGNEQESYELKLLGTYEGDAGDSFSYHAGSKFSTFDNDNDGCVDCNCAQSHKGAWWYNWCDQSNLMGPYYEKDYDKIEQYRGIYWQDWLGPNYSLKAVKMMIRPLNVDSDRR, from the exons ATGGTGTTGGTCGTTAAATTCAAAAACCTCTTCGAGATGATTTTTATAATTCTGTTGATGAGTGTAACCCAGTGCCACATGCAAGAAGCAGCACATCCAACTTTAGCACCGGCTACTTCATCACCCTCTCAGACAAATTGGCAGCAGCGAGCTCCAACACGCAACAATGTTCAACGTTGGAGAGCG AATCAATCATCAGCCCCTGTTGCAGCTTCTTCGCCTCATTGTGATTATAAGGAGCTTTTGACTAATTTACATGATCGCGTCAGCCTTATGGTGTCTGTGGATGAGGATCTGCGCAAGCGCTtggaaaacattgaaaataa GGTTGTGCAGTTCGAATCAAGCAACTTGGCACGAATGGACTCATTGGCCTTGGCTCAGATGGACTTTGGCAAACACATGGATCTCATGGAACACATACAGCGGCTCACCCGCCATGGCGTCGATGAACTCTTAGGTGAATTCGGCGAATACATGAGGATACAAAATGACACGTACATAACCGATAACAGAAATCATTCCACAGACGCTAATGATG TTCGGACAAATATTTTAAGGAAAACACGCCAAACCGACTTCACGCCGCAGCCACAACAACAGCGCTCAGAGCCAGCACCAACAATTTCAGAATCGCAGAAATTGGATGCCTTGGCCACACTGCTGACATCCACCAGAGTGGCCATAAATGCTTTGCAATCCCAACTGCAGACGAATGTCACCAAATTGATGCAGCAAACCAG TAATCTGCAGAGGCGCTTCAACAATTTGTGGAGAAGACAACAGAATCAAGGTGGCTTTGTGAGTGCACCCAACTTCTATGCCACTGCCAATACTCCACAGCAGCTGACAACTAGCTGTGCTCAGGGCATTGCATCAACCAACGGGATATTGAAACTTCAGTTGACGCCCACCTCCGATCCTTTCTACGTCGCTTGTGAAGATCAATTGGCCGGTGGTGGCTGGACTCTTATTTTGAATCGCTTCAATGGCGACATCAACTTTCAACGTGGTTGGATGGAATACAAGCATGGCTTTGGCAATTTGGCTGGCGAGTTCTTTATTGGCCTGGATAAGTTGTATGCCTTGACAGCGTCTGCTGTTCACGAATTGCTGATCACCTTGGAGGATTTCGAAAACCGGCGAAAATATGCTCGCTACAATCTCTTTGCCATTGGCAATGAACAGGAATCGTATGAATTGAAGCTGCTGGGAACTTATGAAGGAGATGCGGGAGATTCCTTCTCTTACCATGCCGGCAGCAAATTCTCCACATTTGACAATGACAATGACGGATGTGTGGACTGCAATTGTGCCCAATCCCATAAAGGAGCCTGGTGGTACAACTGGTGCGATCAATC CAATTTGATGGGACCCTATTACGAGAAAGACTAtgacaaaatcgaacaataccGTGGAATTTACTGGCAAGACTGGCTGGGACCCAACTACTCCTTGAAGGCTGTCAAAATGATGATCCGTCCTTTGAATGTGGATTCGGATCGACGCTAA
- the LOC106095851 gene encoding angiopoietin-related protein 7 isoform X3, translating to MFNVGERVVQFESSNLARMDSLALAQMDFGKHMDLMEHIQRLTRHGVDELLGEFGEYMRIQNDTYITDNRNHSTDANDVRTNILRKTRQTDFTPQPQQQRSEPAPTISESQKLDALATLLTSTRVAINALQSQLQTNVTKLMQQTSNLQRRFNNLWRRQQNQGGFVSAPNFYATANTPQQLTTSCAQGIASTNGILKLQLTPTSDPFYVACEDQLAGGGWTLILNRFNGDINFQRGWMEYKHGFGNLAGEFFIGLDKLYALTASAVHELLITLEDFENRRKYARYNLFAIGNEQESYELKLLGTYEGDAGDSFSYHAGSKFSTFDNDNDGCVDCNCAQSHKGAWWYNWCDQSNLMGPYYEKDYDKIEQYRGIYWQDWLGPNYSLKAVKMMIRPLNVDSDRR from the exons ATGTTCAACGTTGGAGAGCG GGTTGTGCAGTTCGAATCAAGCAACTTGGCACGAATGGACTCATTGGCCTTGGCTCAGATGGACTTTGGCAAACACATGGATCTCATGGAACACATACAGCGGCTCACCCGCCATGGCGTCGATGAACTCTTAGGTGAATTCGGCGAATACATGAGGATACAAAATGACACGTACATAACCGATAACAGAAATCATTCCACAGACGCTAATGATG TTCGGACAAATATTTTAAGGAAAACACGCCAAACCGACTTCACGCCGCAGCCACAACAACAGCGCTCAGAGCCAGCACCAACAATTTCAGAATCGCAGAAATTGGATGCCTTGGCCACACTGCTGACATCCACCAGAGTGGCCATAAATGCTTTGCAATCCCAACTGCAGACGAATGTCACCAAATTGATGCAGCAAACCAG TAATCTGCAGAGGCGCTTCAACAATTTGTGGAGAAGACAACAGAATCAAGGTGGCTTTGTGAGTGCACCCAACTTCTATGCCACTGCCAATACTCCACAGCAGCTGACAACTAGCTGTGCTCAGGGCATTGCATCAACCAACGGGATATTGAAACTTCAGTTGACGCCCACCTCCGATCCTTTCTACGTCGCTTGTGAAGATCAATTGGCCGGTGGTGGCTGGACTCTTATTTTGAATCGCTTCAATGGCGACATCAACTTTCAACGTGGTTGGATGGAATACAAGCATGGCTTTGGCAATTTGGCTGGCGAGTTCTTTATTGGCCTGGATAAGTTGTATGCCTTGACAGCGTCTGCTGTTCACGAATTGCTGATCACCTTGGAGGATTTCGAAAACCGGCGAAAATATGCTCGCTACAATCTCTTTGCCATTGGCAATGAACAGGAATCGTATGAATTGAAGCTGCTGGGAACTTATGAAGGAGATGCGGGAGATTCCTTCTCTTACCATGCCGGCAGCAAATTCTCCACATTTGACAATGACAATGACGGATGTGTGGACTGCAATTGTGCCCAATCCCATAAAGGAGCCTGGTGGTACAACTGGTGCGATCAATC CAATTTGATGGGACCCTATTACGAGAAAGACTAtgacaaaatcgaacaataccGTGGAATTTACTGGCAAGACTGGCTGGGACCCAACTACTCCTTGAAGGCTGTCAAAATGATGATCCGTCCTTTGAATGTGGATTCGGATCGACGCTAA